The Candidatus Micrarchaeota archaeon genome includes the window CACGTCCGCTTTGGAGAACACAGTAACTATCGTGCTGTCATCGAGTCCCAGGTCTTTCAAGAAGGATGTGATGTTTCTTCTTACAACACCGTACTTTTCAAGCAACAGTACGAACGATACGATATCCATATGCCTGTTCTTCTGTTCGAACAGTTTACATATCTCTTCTATATGCATATCATCCAACCCGTAACTTCTCATCTTCTTACGAAAATCTTCCTTATTGAAATAAGCGGTCCTTGCCATCTTACCCCCTCTCAACTCCTCTTCAGAATATATACTTTCCATATCCAGGAAATATTCATACAACGGTTCCTCACCGATTACCCTATCTAACAGGAACGTGTTGGAGAACGTAGTAGCCTTTGCAGGTACGAGGTTAATCGCGCACTGTCCAACACCGAACTTCATTATCTCATTCCGGATGTAATCGCTGAAGTTCAAAGAGTTTTGCAGATAGTCCAGATACTTTTCGAATTTGACTCTGAATATGAACGTTGAACCGACGTTACTGAATATTGCTTCGTTAATATCGACCGGGTGCTGACTCGCTACGATCAAACCGAAGTTGTACTTCCTCCCTTCCCTCACGATCATAACTGCATCGCTGTTATCGTCCTTAGCCACTTTCCATGCCTCGTCAAGAACGATCAGAAGTCTGAGCCCTTTCTTAGCCGCCCATCCGGTTGCACGCATCTTTTCCTTTATGAATTGAAGGATGGACAGTGCGGCAAGCGCACGGAACACTTCATCAGGTAACCCGGATAGGTCTATGTCTACCAACCCTGACGATGTTATTTCATCCAGGTTTATCGTGCTCGGTGCGGCAAAAAAATCTTCACCCGGACGCGTGAACCTTTTGATTCTGTATATTGCGTTTTCCAACTCTGCAGGGAATTCGTAGGTTCCGCTTTTTAACTGTCTCTCCAGAATACGTTGCACATCTTTTAATGTGGGCGGTTCCAACGGTCTGCCCAACGAGTCCACCTGGTTACGTTTGTCCAGTTTAAAGTTTGCTTCCTTATACGCCTTTTCGATCGCCATCTCAGTAAGCCTCTTCTGTTCGGGATAATTCTCTATGTCCGTCAGTATCGCAAGTGTTCGCATGACTTGTTTGATCCTGTCCAACGGTTTCATCCCGCCAAGGTCCAACAGATTTATCGATGCTCCCTTACCCAGCGCCACTACCTTGCCTCCTGCTTGTTTAACCCAGTCCCTGTATTCACCTGCCCAATCTATAATAAGCGCGTTAGTGTTCCAGATAAAAGCAGCCCTGGTTAAGAACGTCTTTATAAAATAACTTTTACCAGCACCCGTAATACCGCAGACCGCGATATGCGGATTGGTCAGTTTTTCATAAGTCCAATTGAAAGGAATGTTGAATATCTTGCTGAATCCTATAAATATCGAATTGGCTGGGTCATCCATAAGGAATTCGGGTGGAGGTTCGGGAGGGTAGACAAAGATGTTCCGTTTAGCCAATGTGACATTGGACACTTCACATATCCTTAACCTTCCCATCTCTCCACCTCATTCAACCTGTTGTTTGAGGAGTTCTATTGATGGAGGTATCGTATACTCCCATTCGAAACATCTCAACATCTCTTCTCCTGACAGAATTTCCACCTCGCAATTCAACGCATTGGATATAGTAGCCCTCAGCTCTTTGGCCTGCGCACGTGCAGCCGCGATGGCCGCTTCTTTTGTTACACCAATAGCGGTTGTCATTACGTATCCCACCATCGACATCGGTTTATACCCCTTTGAGAGTTTATCTATCTCTGCATCCCACATAGCAACCTCCCTCTCGTACCTGTCAAGTTTTAGGATATCCGGTTCCGGTTTCTCACGTTCGCGTTGGAGTTTGAGTTGCGCTTCAGCACGTTTGGTTTCGATCTTCATCCTGTAATCGCTTATATCTTTCACATAGACCAGCATAGCAAACTTTGTAACGTATTTAACCGAAGATATAGCTCTCTCAAAATATTCTGAATAAACGATGTTTTCTTCCAACGTCTTTTCGGATGCGGATTCATATATCCGTACCGCGAGAAACATCGATGCATAATATACATTGTTGATCTTCCTAAC containing:
- a CDS encoding ATP-binding protein; the protein is MGRLRICEVSNVTLAKRNIFVYPPEPPPEFLMDDPANSIFIGFSKIFNIPFNWTYEKLTNPHIAVCGITGAGKSYFIKTFLTRAAFIWNTNALIIDWAGEYRDWVKQAGGKVVALGKGASINLLDLGGMKPLDRIKQVMRTLAILTDIENYPEQKRLTEMAIEKAYKEANFKLDKRNQVDSLGRPLEPPTLKDVQRILERQLKSGTYEFPAELENAIYRIKRFTRPGEDFFAAPSTINLDEITSSGLVDIDLSGLPDEVFRALAALSILQFIKEKMRATGWAAKKGLRLLIVLDEAWKVAKDDNSDAVMIVREGRKYNFGLIVASQHPVDINEAIFSNVGSTFIFRVKFEKYLDYLQNSLNFSDYIRNEIMKFGVGQCAINLVPAKATTFSNTFLLDRVIGEEPLYEYFLDMESIYSEEELRGGKMARTAYFNKEDFRKKMRSYGLDDMHIEEICKLFEQKNRHMDIVSFVLLLEKYGVVRRNITSFLKDLGLDDSTIVTVFSKADVKKMGIRDKDIVQVILEE